The following coding sequences are from one Opitutales bacterium window:
- the argB gene encoding acetylglutamate kinase: protein MEMITPTTKASVLIEALPYIQRFRDSIFVIKYGGSFMDDPDPEMRGRVATDVAFLASVGIRVVVVHGGGKAITRAMDAAGIEAEFVNGLRRTSAEAVSIVENTLNHSVNLDICNLIQAAKGKPIAIHGNRVLQCKRLTEDADGKAVDIGYVGEVTHVLTQPILYALDNGYTPVISPVAIDASGQPHNINADIAAAHVAKALHARRLVYMSDVPGLLRNPEEPATLISSLKINEVPQLKADGVISKGMVPKVDSAVDALEAGVHRVHLVDGRMPHSILLEIFTHTGIGTELVQA from the coding sequence ATGGAAATGATCACCCCTACCACCAAAGCCTCCGTTCTCATTGAGGCACTCCCCTACATCCAACGGTTCAGGGACTCGATTTTTGTCATCAAATACGGAGGTTCTTTCATGGATGACCCCGACCCAGAGATGCGTGGTCGCGTCGCCACCGACGTCGCCTTCTTGGCCTCCGTCGGTATCCGGGTTGTCGTGGTCCATGGTGGAGGAAAAGCCATCACTCGGGCCATGGACGCCGCCGGGATCGAAGCAGAATTCGTAAATGGCCTACGTAGGACTTCCGCTGAGGCTGTATCCATCGTTGAGAATACTCTAAACCACTCAGTCAATCTCGATATTTGTAACCTGATTCAAGCTGCCAAGGGCAAACCGATCGCAATCCACGGAAATCGGGTGCTGCAGTGCAAGCGGCTTACCGAAGATGCAGACGGCAAGGCAGTGGATATCGGTTATGTCGGTGAAGTCACCCACGTGCTGACTCAACCCATCTTATACGCCCTCGACAATGGGTATACCCCCGTCATCTCCCCAGTTGCAATCGATGCCTCCGGCCAACCACATAACATCAATGCCGACATCGCCGCAGCACATGTGGCCAAAGCACTTCATGCCCGGCGTCTGGTCTATATGAGCGATGTTCCCGGATTGCTTCGAAACCCCGAGGAACCTGCAACGCTCATATCTTCGCTCAAAATCAATGAAGTCCCTCAGCTAAAAGCAGACGGTGTCATATCGAAAGGCATGGTGCCTAAGGTAGACAGTGCAGTCGATGCACTCGAAGCCGGCGTCCACCGCGTGCACCTGGTCGACGGCCGGATGCCCCATTCCATACTTCTAGAAATATTTACTCACACCGGCATTGGCACAGAACTCGTTCAAGCCTGA
- a CDS encoding argininosuccinate synthase, with amino-acid sequence MKIVLAYSGGLDTSVLVRWLKDHYNADIITFSADVGQEEELDGLGEKSKATGSVAHYTVDLVEEFARDFIYPMVRANAIYEGQYFLGTSIARPLIAKAQIEIAEKEGAQAVSHGATGKGNDQVRFELTYAALSPDLEIISPWRMPVFREMFPGRKEMIDWCVANGVDVEASASKPYSMDRNLLHISYEAGILEDPMYDATGERDKAMYKLSTDPVDAPDEPEYIELSFVNGDCTAVNGVALTPAGVLKELNRLGGKHGIGRVDLVENRFVGMKSRGIYETPGGTILINAHRQMETLTMDRDLMHLRDGLIPKYAELIYNGFWYAPEREALQALIDKSQENVTGTVKLKLYKGNIMCAGRTSDVSLYDENIASMEGVDSDYNPDDASGFIRLQALRLRARNKAQGSPLRDSESNMTKE; translated from the coding sequence ATGAAAATAGTTCTCGCTTACTCAGGTGGCCTTGACACCTCCGTACTCGTGCGGTGGTTGAAGGACCACTACAACGCAGACATCATCACCTTTTCTGCAGACGTGGGTCAGGAAGAAGAGCTCGATGGGCTCGGCGAAAAGTCGAAAGCCACAGGCTCTGTCGCCCACTACACTGTGGACTTGGTTGAAGAATTTGCCCGTGATTTCATCTACCCTATGGTCCGCGCCAATGCTATCTACGAGGGACAGTATTTCCTCGGGACATCCATTGCCCGCCCCCTCATCGCAAAGGCCCAAATCGAGATCGCTGAAAAGGAGGGAGCCCAAGCCGTTTCCCATGGTGCGACCGGTAAGGGTAATGACCAAGTCCGCTTTGAACTGACCTACGCAGCATTGAGCCCCGATTTGGAAATCATCTCTCCCTGGCGCATGCCAGTCTTCCGAGAGATGTTCCCGGGACGTAAAGAAATGATCGACTGGTGCGTGGCCAACGGCGTCGATGTCGAAGCCAGTGCATCGAAGCCATATTCAATGGATCGCAACCTCCTTCATATCTCTTACGAAGCCGGTATTCTAGAAGATCCCATGTATGACGCCACTGGCGAACGCGACAAGGCGATGTATAAACTCAGCACCGATCCAGTTGATGCTCCCGACGAGCCCGAGTATATCGAACTCAGCTTTGTCAATGGCGACTGCACCGCAGTCAACGGAGTCGCACTGACCCCTGCCGGCGTGCTCAAAGAGCTCAATCGTCTCGGCGGCAAACACGGTATCGGCCGAGTCGATCTCGTGGAAAACCGCTTTGTCGGCATGAAAAGTAGAGGCATTTACGAAACTCCGGGGGGCACGATCCTAATCAACGCCCATAGACAGATGGAGACCTTGACGATGGACCGTGATCTGATGCATCTCCGCGATGGCCTCATCCCGAAGTATGCCGAACTGATCTATAATGGCTTTTGGTATGCGCCCGAGCGGGAAGCACTCCAAGCCCTCATTGACAAGAGCCAAGAGAACGTAACCGGCACCGTTAAACTGAAGCTCTACAAGGGTAACATCATGTGCGCTGGGCGCACATCTGACGTGTCTCTTTACGATGAGAACATAGCATCTATGGAAGGTGTCGACAGCGACTACAATCCAGACGATGCCAGCGGCTTTATCCGTCTTCAGGCCCTTCGCCTCCGCGCGCGAAATAAAGCTCAAGGGTCACCTCTTCGTGACTCGGAGAGTAATATGACCAAGGAGTGA
- a CDS encoding prolyl oligopeptidase family serine peptidase, whose product MKGWQADDVNSVHWVGDDRLVFDVVFRNQYAGGLFSVKAGSRRFEVLNKFDALRVIDPVPSDENVVLTRLYSTSRGGPRTVRYFTKRGIGRVVKSAESLPGTQLGWYGDGGGDLIGCRVYHDGKLRLYFRETYESEWRELKRVSEDVGQSFEVLGFDPHERTFWMTAYEDGANTASLFKVPVDPGSETIRVFNDPKYDIRDNAGLLRSKATGQVVGMAYDQKGPTNIWFTEEFDMLQASIDQAFPTSENTIVDFSKGKERLLIHSYSDRSPVSYRVVDIASKNIIFEAHSREWIDSAELHTQFSLNLKMRDGLVLQGYLTLPGAPDAGPYPMVALVHGGPWSRDTWGYDPIVQLLASRGYAVLQLNFRGSSGYGKTISQKYSGDFRDMVLDVTDATRQICERGWADP is encoded by the coding sequence ATGAAGGGGTGGCAGGCAGATGACGTAAATAGCGTTCACTGGGTGGGAGATGATCGTTTGGTTTTCGACGTGGTTTTCCGAAACCAATATGCAGGGGGTCTGTTTTCGGTGAAGGCAGGTTCGCGTCGCTTCGAGGTGCTTAACAAGTTTGATGCTTTGAGGGTGATCGATCCGGTCCCTTCAGACGAAAACGTGGTATTGACTCGTTTGTATTCCACGAGCCGTGGCGGTCCGCGCACAGTGCGTTATTTCACCAAACGTGGTATCGGGCGTGTGGTCAAATCTGCCGAATCATTACCAGGTACTCAGTTGGGATGGTATGGCGATGGCGGGGGCGATTTGATTGGCTGCCGCGTCTATCACGACGGAAAATTACGCCTGTATTTCCGTGAAACTTATGAAAGTGAATGGCGAGAATTAAAACGCGTCAGTGAAGATGTAGGGCAGTCATTTGAGGTGTTGGGTTTCGATCCTCATGAACGCACATTTTGGATGACCGCTTACGAAGACGGAGCCAATACGGCGAGCCTTTTCAAGGTGCCAGTAGATCCTGGTAGCGAAACCATCCGCGTGTTCAATGATCCAAAATACGATATACGGGACAATGCGGGTTTACTACGATCTAAGGCCACCGGTCAGGTGGTAGGTATGGCCTACGACCAAAAAGGTCCCACAAATATTTGGTTTACTGAAGAGTTCGATATGCTTCAGGCAAGCATCGACCAGGCCTTCCCCACGTCTGAGAATACGATCGTCGACTTTTCGAAGGGTAAAGAGCGTCTGTTGATACACTCCTATTCTGATCGCTCTCCGGTGTCTTATCGCGTCGTAGATATCGCTTCTAAAAACATTATCTTTGAGGCGCATTCGCGGGAGTGGATCGACTCGGCCGAGCTCCATACGCAATTCAGTCTTAACCTCAAGATGCGTGATGGTCTCGTGCTGCAGGGCTATCTCACGTTGCCCGGGGCACCCGATGCAGGTCCTTATCCGATGGTAGCCTTAGTGCATGGGGGCCCTTGGTCTCGTGACACCTGGGGATATGACCCAATAGTGCAGCTTCTGGCGAGTCGTGGCTATGCTGTGCTCCAGCTGAACTTTCGAGGCTCCAGTGGCTATGGGAAAACGATCTCTCAGAAGTATAGTGGTGACTTCAGGGACATGGTCCTAGATGTAACCGATGCCACGCGGCAGATTTGTGAGCGGGGCTGGGCAGACCCATAG
- a CDS encoding aspartate aminotransferase family protein produces the protein MNTTETYTAYSLGNYPLPPALIAVKGQGSYLWDETGRRYLDMTSGIAVTSLGHSHPKWVRRVSEQAAQLVHCSNLYGNPNQAALAKRLAEQAGPGKAFFCNSGAEANEGLIKLGRLFGKQKAGGKDGDIYKIVVADTAFHGRTFGGMSATPQEKVQNGFHPLVPGFVTAEFNNIDSFAAAIDDQTAAVFIETIQGEGGIRPCSLQFLKDLRKLCDDRKVLLLIDEVQCGIGRTGQFFAYQAAGIQPDAIGMAKGLGGGFPIGAIWVSDAHAHLFTPGTHGTTFGGSPLAAEAALATLDVLEEEHIIQHVQEVSAWFTAQLEQLATHHSGLIKEVRGRGLMLALGLNEDPMPWVIRCREAGMLVVAAGHQALRLLPPLNVTKEALNECLGILDSVFSEAELSVST, from the coding sequence ATGAATACCACAGAAACATATACGGCCTATTCTCTCGGGAATTATCCGTTGCCGCCTGCGCTTATCGCAGTGAAGGGGCAAGGATCCTACCTATGGGACGAGACCGGCCGACGTTACCTCGATATGACCTCCGGTATCGCGGTGACCTCGCTCGGACACTCCCATCCAAAATGGGTCCGTCGCGTTTCTGAACAGGCGGCACAACTCGTTCACTGCTCAAACCTCTACGGCAATCCCAACCAAGCAGCTCTGGCCAAACGCCTCGCGGAGCAAGCTGGACCCGGAAAAGCCTTTTTCTGCAATAGCGGTGCGGAGGCCAACGAAGGCCTCATCAAACTCGGACGTTTGTTCGGTAAACAGAAAGCCGGCGGCAAAGATGGCGACATCTACAAAATCGTCGTCGCCGATACTGCATTCCATGGCCGTACTTTCGGCGGAATGAGTGCGACCCCTCAAGAAAAGGTCCAAAATGGCTTTCATCCATTGGTGCCCGGCTTCGTCACAGCCGAATTCAATAACATCGATAGCTTTGCCGCTGCAATCGACGATCAAACGGCCGCAGTATTCATTGAAACCATCCAAGGCGAAGGCGGCATCCGCCCTTGCTCGCTGCAATTCCTCAAAGATCTCCGGAAGCTCTGCGACGATCGTAAGGTCTTGTTGCTTATCGACGAGGTGCAATGTGGCATCGGCCGGACCGGTCAATTTTTTGCCTATCAAGCGGCGGGGATTCAGCCGGATGCTATCGGCATGGCCAAGGGCCTTGGGGGCGGTTTCCCTATCGGCGCAATCTGGGTAAGCGACGCCCATGCTCACCTTTTCACACCAGGTACGCACGGCACGACTTTCGGCGGCTCACCCTTAGCCGCCGAGGCCGCTTTGGCTACGCTTGATGTGCTAGAAGAGGAGCATATCATTCAGCACGTCCAAGAAGTCAGCGCGTGGTTTACAGCTCAATTAGAGCAACTCGCAACACACCATTCTGGTCTCATCAAAGAAGTCCGTGGACGTGGCCTCATGCTCGCTCTCGGCCTCAATGAAGATCCCATGCCGTGGGTCATTCGGTGCCGGGAAGCAGGCATGCTCGTCGTGGCTGCGGGCCATCAAGCGTTGCGGCTACTACCGCCTCTCAACGTCACTAAAGAAGCACTCAACGAGTGTTTGGGCATCCTCGACTCGGTATTTTCCGAAGCAGAGCTCTCCGTTTCTACCTGA
- a CDS encoding citramalate synthase, translated as MNSPDVWIYDTTLRDGTQGEGVSFTVAAKLRVAEKLDQFGIDYIEGGWPGSNPRDMAFFEQAKQLQLKHAKITAFGSTRRADKRAEDDAQLKILLEAETPAVTIFGKTWLLHITEILRTTGDENLKMIEESVAFLVKNGRQVIYDAEHFFDGYKDDDVYALSTLEAAVRGGASCITLCDTNGGMMLSELEKIVARVVKQFPNTRVGMHCHNDCGLGVALSIDGVRQGAVLVQGTMNGIGERNGNANLTTIIPNLSEKMGRTLNCSQQMASLRDLSIFIDELANVRSDPRAPFVGTAAFAHKGGVHADAVGKVKHSYEHMQPERVGNHTRVLVSDMAGRASLMLKAKELGIELEKSSELQKFLADLKDLEFRGYEYEAADASFKLLIHRYLKGRKDAFELVQYRSSVGRQIALSRTISEATVKIRVGEDDYHTVSEAHGPVSALDHALRKALIPAFPILKTVTLTDFKVRILDNALGTDAVTRVLIESTDGHETWGTVGASDNIIDASWQALKDSMEYKLLLEEEKRDS; from the coding sequence ATGAACTCACCGGATGTCTGGATCTACGATACGACGCTGCGCGATGGCACGCAGGGCGAGGGCGTGTCTTTCACCGTAGCTGCGAAGCTGCGCGTGGCTGAAAAGCTAGACCAATTCGGAATTGATTACATCGAAGGTGGCTGGCCCGGCTCCAACCCTCGAGATATGGCCTTCTTCGAGCAGGCAAAACAACTCCAGCTCAAGCATGCTAAAATAACCGCATTTGGTTCCACACGACGCGCGGACAAGAGAGCCGAGGACGATGCTCAACTCAAGATCCTGCTCGAAGCAGAGACACCTGCCGTCACCATCTTCGGTAAAACCTGGCTGCTGCATATCACGGAGATCCTTCGCACCACCGGTGATGAGAATCTCAAAATGATCGAGGAGTCCGTCGCTTTCCTGGTTAAAAATGGACGTCAAGTGATCTATGACGCGGAACACTTTTTCGACGGCTACAAAGACGACGATGTCTATGCCTTGTCTACCCTAGAAGCCGCAGTGCGCGGCGGAGCCTCGTGCATCACCCTCTGCGATACGAACGGCGGCATGATGCTTTCCGAACTGGAAAAGATTGTAGCTCGTGTAGTGAAACAGTTTCCCAACACGCGGGTAGGCATGCACTGCCACAACGATTGCGGACTCGGTGTGGCGCTTTCCATCGATGGCGTGCGCCAGGGTGCCGTCCTCGTCCAAGGCACCATGAACGGCATCGGGGAACGCAACGGCAACGCCAACCTGACCACAATCATTCCCAATCTTTCTGAGAAGATGGGGCGAACCCTGAACTGCTCTCAGCAGATGGCGAGTCTGCGCGATCTCTCCATTTTCATCGACGAACTCGCTAACGTGCGCTCCGACCCGCGCGCTCCCTTCGTCGGCACTGCCGCCTTTGCACACAAGGGGGGTGTTCACGCCGATGCCGTCGGCAAGGTAAAGCACTCTTACGAGCACATGCAGCCAGAGCGCGTGGGTAACCACACCCGTGTACTCGTTTCTGACATGGCAGGTCGAGCCAGCTTGATGCTCAAGGCCAAAGAACTCGGCATCGAATTGGAGAAGTCTTCAGAGCTTCAAAAATTCTTGGCAGACCTGAAGGATCTAGAGTTTCGAGGCTACGAATATGAGGCCGCAGATGCCTCCTTTAAATTGCTCATCCACCGTTACCTGAAAGGCAGGAAAGACGCATTTGAGCTCGTCCAATATCGCTCTTCCGTAGGTCGACAGATCGCTCTGAGCCGCACCATTTCTGAAGCCACAGTAAAAATCCGTGTCGGCGAGGACGATTACCACACCGTATCCGAGGCACACGGCCCCGTATCCGCCCTGGACCATGCACTGCGCAAAGCCCTCATCCCCGCTTTCCCCATACTCAAGACCGTGACCCTTACAGATTTCAAGGTCCGTATCCTCGACAACGCCCTCGGCACCGACGCCGTGACACGCGTCCTCATTGAATCCACTGACGGCCATGAGACTTGGGGCACTGTAGGGGCAAGCGACAATATCATCGATGCCTCCTGGCAAGCTCTCAAGGATTCGATGGAGTATAAGCTGTTGCTCGAAGAAGAAAAAAGAGATTCATGA
- the argF gene encoding ornithine carbamoyltransferase — protein sequence MSKHFLRDTDFSQAEIAEIFGLASSFKQHRYGSTPPTLQGQSWGLIFFKNSTRTRVSFDVGVSELGGHPVVLNAQQTQIGRGETVADTAKVLSRYLHGVVIRCFEHSYLDEFAAHATIPVINGLSDFLHPCQTFTDYFTLAERWASNPDDLPSALVGRKLAYFGDCASNMAYSLVLSGLVLGMEVALSGPEAFKPGPELDEALAADGLSGYTFTNDPYEAAKDADVLYTDVFVSMGDEGQAESRLTAMLPYQVNMGLLEAAKKDAYFMHCLPAHSGEEVSQDVLDHPASIIFDQAENRLHVQKAIMSVLSDAWKETRA from the coding sequence ATGAGTAAACACTTCCTCAGAGATACAGACTTCAGTCAGGCTGAGATCGCAGAGATCTTTGGCTTGGCGTCCAGCTTCAAACAGCATCGCTATGGCAGCACACCTCCAACCCTACAAGGACAGAGCTGGGGCTTGATATTCTTCAAGAATAGCACGCGCACGCGCGTCTCCTTCGATGTGGGCGTGAGCGAGCTCGGCGGCCATCCCGTGGTCCTCAATGCTCAGCAGACCCAGATCGGCCGCGGAGAAACCGTCGCTGACACAGCTAAAGTCCTGTCGCGCTACCTACACGGGGTCGTCATTCGTTGCTTCGAGCACAGCTACCTCGATGAGTTTGCTGCGCATGCCACGATCCCTGTGATCAATGGACTGTCTGACTTCCTCCATCCCTGTCAGACCTTTACCGACTACTTCACGCTCGCGGAACGCTGGGCAAGTAATCCTGACGATTTGCCGTCAGCACTGGTCGGTCGCAAACTTGCCTACTTCGGAGACTGTGCCTCAAATATGGCCTACTCTCTTGTGCTCTCAGGACTTGTCCTTGGCATGGAGGTCGCGCTGTCCGGTCCCGAAGCGTTCAAACCCGGTCCGGAGTTGGATGAAGCCCTCGCAGCCGATGGGCTCAGCGGATACACTTTCACCAACGATCCCTACGAAGCGGCCAAGGATGCCGACGTGCTCTATACCGATGTCTTTGTCAGCATGGGTGACGAAGGCCAGGCAGAATCTCGCCTAACGGCAATGCTCCCCTACCAGGTCAATATGGGCTTACTCGAGGCTGCGAAAAAAGACGCGTATTTCATGCATTGCCTCCCAGCGCACTCCGGCGAGGAAGTGTCACAAGACGTGCTAGACCATCCAGCTTCTATCATCTTTGACCAGGCCGAAAATCGACTGCATGTTCAGAAAGCAATCATGTCAGTGCTCTCCGATGCTTGGAAGGAAACCCGGGCCTAA
- a CDS encoding PEP-CTERM sorting domain-containing protein (PEP-CTERM proteins occur, often in large numbers, in the proteomes of bacteria that also encode an exosortase, a predicted intramembrane cysteine proteinase. The presence of a PEP-CTERM domain at a protein's C-terminus predicts cleavage within the sorting domain, followed by covalent anchoring to some some component of the (usually Gram-negative) cell surface. Many PEP-CTERM proteins exhibit an unusual sequence composition that includes large numbers of potential glycosylation sites. Expression of one such protein has been shown restore the ability of a bacterium to form floc, a type of biofilm.) produces MKIVSVVKGLSLFVILVSRLGALEVEIDLTNDSGTLGELFNDVSSGTFLVPGGSGLEITIEALSTDSSLNSNVGSPNRLGINSTLSGEDADDFDVGEFVEFSFSKSVEVTSLDFVGFGAGETFSFAGQSITGAQNLYAVPSPVSIAANTSFRLESISGTMGLQAITLNVVPEPSETAAVFGIAGMLFVFRHRRRRAHVRRS; encoded by the coding sequence ATGAAGATTGTTTCTGTAGTCAAAGGTCTATCTCTCTTTGTTATCCTCGTCTCGCGCCTGGGGGCCTTGGAAGTCGAGATCGATTTAACCAACGACTCGGGCACCCTTGGCGAACTCTTCAATGATGTGTCGAGCGGCACATTCCTGGTCCCTGGAGGATCAGGTTTAGAAATCACGATCGAAGCATTGTCTACTGATAGTAGTTTGAACTCGAATGTAGGCTCTCCGAACCGTCTTGGCATAAATTCTACTCTCTCTGGAGAGGATGCTGACGACTTTGACGTGGGAGAGTTTGTTGAGTTCTCTTTCAGTAAGAGCGTTGAAGTAACGTCCCTTGATTTTGTTGGTTTTGGAGCAGGAGAGACCTTCTCATTTGCGGGACAATCCATCACCGGGGCTCAAAATCTTTACGCGGTCCCCAGTCCGGTGTCGATTGCTGCGAACACATCCTTTCGTTTAGAATCGATCTCGGGAACAATGGGATTGCAGGCGATCACGCTCAATGTCGTTCCCGAGCCGAGTGAGACGGCGGCTGTTTTCGGAATTGCGGGCATGCTCTTTGTTTTTCGGCATCGCCGCCGTCGAGCGCATGTTCGGCGTTCATGA
- a CDS encoding peroxiredoxin, translating to MKKLFALAATSVSTALFAEPMSVGSTAPTELIVKTDAGEQFDIGKDLQSGMVLVYFYPKADTPGCTKQACSIRDAFSELSNDGLRVYGVSMDSVEAQAAFKEKYSLPFTLIADTEGILVDAMGVPKRGRFPARQAFLFNEGELVWRDLKASTAKQAADVREAMAQL from the coding sequence ATGAAAAAACTCTTCGCGCTTGCTGCTACTTCGGTGTCCACCGCGCTTTTCGCTGAGCCCATGAGTGTCGGTAGCACGGCTCCTACTGAGCTCATTGTGAAAACGGATGCCGGAGAGCAATTCGACATCGGTAAAGATCTGCAGTCAGGAATGGTCTTGGTATATTTCTATCCCAAGGCGGACACGCCAGGCTGCACCAAACAGGCGTGCTCGATACGCGATGCCTTCTCTGAGCTTTCGAATGATGGTCTACGTGTCTACGGTGTGAGCATGGATTCGGTCGAAGCTCAGGCGGCCTTCAAAGAAAAATACTCGCTTCCTTTTACCCTGATAGCCGATACCGAAGGCATTCTTGTGGATGCCATGGGTGTGCCCAAGCGGGGTCGGTTTCCAGCTCGACAAGCCTTCCTCTTCAACGAGGGTGAGCTTGTCTGGCGCGACCTCAAAGCATCTACAGCCAAGCAGGCTGCTGATGTCCGCGAGGCGATGGCTCAGCTTTGA
- a CDS encoding prolyl oligopeptidase family serine peptidase gives MGASFGGYAALAAQVFDPGLFQCSISYAGVFDVAEQIENWGDGFWRKRQGTYAYDYWVKRLGDPEKDAALIEELCPISNASSIQVPVFLAHGRLDRVVDIEQTKDMARALTQAGNKPRTLYLSAEQHGVSSMKNRKKYYDAVLDFLAEHLAE, from the coding sequence ATGGGTGCGAGTTTTGGAGGCTATGCCGCTCTGGCTGCTCAGGTGTTTGATCCCGGTCTCTTTCAGTGTTCGATTTCTTATGCTGGCGTCTTTGACGTCGCCGAACAAATCGAGAATTGGGGTGATGGCTTTTGGCGCAAGCGTCAAGGCACCTACGCATATGACTACTGGGTAAAACGCCTTGGAGACCCGGAGAAAGATGCGGCTCTGATCGAAGAACTCTGCCCGATCAGTAATGCAAGTTCGATACAAGTGCCCGTGTTCCTTGCTCACGGTAGATTGGATCGTGTCGTCGATATCGAACAGACTAAAGATATGGCTCGAGCGCTGACACAAGCCGGCAATAAACCCAGGACATTATACCTCTCAGCTGAGCAACACGGCGTTAGCAGCATGAAGAATAGGAAGAAATACTACGACGCTGTATTGGATTTCTTAGCTGAGCATTTGGCTGAGTAG